The Chitinophaga caeni genome segment AATATTCCTGTAATTGAAGGAAAGGAAATACCGGGTTGATCATTAGCCCTGTAAAGGGTGAATAAAAAATACCCCCTGCCTGAATTGCAGAGGGTATTTGTTTAAAGATTAGGACAAGCTAATCAAGCACCATGGAGAAGGATTCCTCTATCCGAGACACACACACCTCCAACCAGGGCGTTAATCTTTTGCCGCTCCGAGTACTTCCTCGATATATACCACCTTCGTATTGGAAGTTCTGAGGAAGCCCTTGCTGGCATCATTTATTTTTAATAATGCTTTCACTTGACGTAACACGAAGAAAGGTAAATGGAACATGGCCTTAAAAATGCCGGCATCCTTGCTCATTACCATCACGATACTGAAAAATGTGATTACAAACGTAAGGATGGCTGCCAACCATGCGAATGCCATTACCGGACTATACCAGATGTTGAACAACATCAGCAAACCTGCTGCTCCCAGCAACATAAATAATGGTGGCCTTAACAGGTTGACACCAAAAAACACCAAGCCCGGCCTGAACTTCTTGATACCTGTCCACACCACCTGCAAGCCATCTTTGATCGAAGCAAAATAGGCATGTATCCAACGGGTTCTTTGTTTTTGTAATTTGCTGCCGTCCTGTATTTTTTCATCGTAAACGATGGCAGCCGGCGCGTAAGCTAATAACGGGATGCTGCTAACCATTGCCGCTTGCATCTTCTTGTCAAAACCGCCCAGGTTTTCGAATGACTTTTTATAGCCATCAAATAGAATTTGCTTGTAAAGCTTTGTTTCTACCGCGATACCTAATCCCCAGATGCAGGAAGAAACGCCGAGTTCCATATGCATCAAACGATCTACGAAATTGCAGTAATGGTTGCCGGAAGCATCCATTTTGGCATATAGGGTGTCCGTATTTTTGGGAAGCATATGTGTTTGAACGGCGCGGTAACCGTGTTGGAAGTATTTATCCAACTCGGCCAGGTAGCCAGGATGTACCAGGTTGTCCGAATCGAAGATGATAAAAGCATCATGTTCCTCATCAAATTGGCTGATCGCTTCCTTGATGGATTTTGTTTTATCGTTGAATGGGATTTCCGGTACGATCAGCTTGATTCTCGGATCTTGTACCGGTAATTGCGGATCTTTAATATTGTCAGCAACAATGTATACTTTAAATTTACTATACTGCTGTTTTAGTAAAGAATCTACCAATGGTGGCACCAGTGTGAAATCGCTGTGCGCTGCTATGATAGCCGCAAAGTTAGTAGCGTCTTTTTTGCTGTAAGCATTTAATATCGGTGCGCTGCTCCACCGGAACAATTTCTTGAAACCGTAAATAATCAAGAGGGCTGTAGGCAGAAGTACATAAAAGGCCACAATAGCCTGTACCGCTATCCAAATAACCCGGAATATAGTTGCAACGATCTCCATCACTTAAAATTATGGTGTTAATGCTGTTTTAGAAACATGCTTACCTGTACCGTTCAGGCCCGATGTGCCCCTTCCCCGGAGAACTGATAAATAAACTTCCTCGACCGCGCGTGTCATGCGCACGAGATTATATTCTTCCAAGGTCGTTTGTACCGCATTTTTTTGCAAGAGGTTCCGGAAATAAATTTCCTGGTGGAGTCTCAGGAACGCGTTAGATAATTGTTCCGGTTTCTGAGGTTCTACCAACCAACCGTTTTCCAAATGCTGTATAATTTCCTTGGATCCATCTACTTCTGTCGCTACAACGGCGGTTCCCATGGCCATGGCTTCCAGCAAACCGATCGGTAAGCCTTCCCACAATGAAGGTAAGCAGTAAATATCCGCGGCATGTAAAATAGCGGGGATGTCGAGGCGGAATGGTTGGAAAATAATCCTGTCGCGAACCTGTAGCTGTTCTGCAAGTTGGATCATTTCCTCTTTTAACTCGCCGTCTCCTACGACTAATAAGCTGATGTTTTCAGTTTCTTTAGCTGCTAAAGCAAAGCCACGGATCAAGGTATAGGGATCTTTTTGGACAGTGATCCTGGCTATATAAGTTACGAGGGTATGCGATTCCGGGATGCCTAATTCGGCGCGAATGTCATGGTATGTACCGTTGGCATCGAATTTTTTAGGGTCGATTCCATTATTTATGACAATGGATTCGAAACCCGGTATGTGTTTCTTTCCCGTAGCTTGGTTGCTAGCCGAAACAGAGATCGTGCGATCGCTGCGCCGGGTAATCCAGCGTTCGCTCCAGGTCCGGAGTTTCTTTTGTAGGAACGGTTGGTCATCGTGAAATGACCAACCGTGGACTGTATAAATAAAGGGCAGACCCGCTTTTTTTGAAGGAATCAATAAATTACTCGCAGCCCTGGAACCGTGGGCATGAACGATTTGGATTGATTCTTGGTCGATCAATTCCTTTACGGCTTTCCATTGTTTCATATCGAAAGGCCTAGTTGACGGTATGACGTAGTTTTTTACGCCCATCTGTTGCAGCCTATCGATCATGGGGCCATCGGTAAATGATAATACAATGGGGTCAAAGATACTTCTGTCGAGCGTTTCCACGAGACCTAGCACGTGGGTTTCCCCACCGCCGATCAATCCTTGGCGGATAGCTTGAAGTACTTTTATTTTGGATGAATGGGTATTCATTATGCTGGTACTGCTGGATTATTGGCAGTGATTTGTTCCCAACCTTGTGGTAATTTTTCGTGAATTTCTATGTTACTAAATTCCTTGCTTTTACGGGCGCCTACTCTTTTAGCCCAATCAGCCATGCGGGTAATACCTTCCTTTAAGCTGATGCCGCTTCCTTGGCCAAATACGCTATGTGCTTTGCTGTGATCGCTGTAGGCATGCATTACCTCGTTACGGGCTTGCAGGTGATTGATCTTCACTTCGGCGTTTAAGGCATCGGAAACCACTGTTGCCAGCTCATTTACCGAGTAAGGTTTATCGGCGCCGATATTGAACACCTGGTTGAAAGCAGCGGGAGTATCCACGGATTTCGCGATCGGTATCGCAACATCATCGATGTAGCTGAATGCACGGGTTTGGGTACCGTCACCGAAGATCGTAAGTGGTAAACCTTGCATGATCTGGTTCATGAAAATGCCGATCACGTTACGGTATTTATCGCCGATGTTTTGATTTTCGCCGTAAACATTATGAGGTCTGAATACTACGTAATTCAAGCCAAACATTTCGTGGGCAGCTTTCAGATCAAGCTCAACCGCATATTTAGAAACCCCGTATGGATCTTCCGGCTGCGGCACCATATCCTCGCGCATAGGCAATTGCCCGGCGCCGTAAACGGCAATGGAAGAAGTGAATACGAAGCATTTCACTTTATGTTTTACGGATTCATTGATAAGGTTGATGCTACCAACGAGGTTGTTATTGTAATTAAACCTACGGATGAAATGGCTCAAGCCTTCCGCGGCATAAGCAGCAAGATGGTACACGTAATCGAATTTGTAGTTGGCGAATAATTCAGCCACCAATACCTCGTCCGTGATGCTACCTTTTATAAAAATAGCGCCTTCGGGGATATGATCTTCAAAACCACCGCTAAGGTCATCCAATACAACAACCCTGTGTTGCATGTCCAAACAATGTTTCACTACGTGAGAACCGATAAAACCGGCGCCCCCGGTTACTAGAGATGTAATCATGTTACAATTTTTTTACGATACGGGTGAATAACTAGAGGTGGTCAAGTTCCAGAACGTACCCCTCAAAAACGATTTCAAATGTTGGAATTGTCCTTTCAGCGTGTACTTCAATACACCTTTCGGAAAAGTGAGAAAGGTGAAGAATAACGTAAACGCTACCAATTGTCCGGCAGATGTATTCCTGCGCATATATAGAATCCTGTTGCGGGTGTGGAAATACACTTTTAGGGCGCTTTCCTTTCCCATCGTGATAGATTCCTTGTGATAAATCAATGCATCTGCTACGTACATTATTTTGAAGCCTGCCTTAATGATGCGGGCGCTCCAATCACTTTCTTCGTAATAGATAAAAAACTTATCGGCAAACATGCCCACCTTGTCAATCACTTCCCTTTTTACCAGCATAGCTGCACCATGGGCGCAGCAAGTAAAGCGGGATTCATTATATTGCCCGTTGTCTACTTCCTTACTACCGATGGCGGATTGCCTACCGGTAAATAGGTTCATCGGGTTAAACCCGGCATACTGGATCGTGTCGGGTTGATGGAAATACCGGATCTTCGGGCAGGTAACCCCTACTTCGGGGTTACTGAAGAAGGGTTCTAGCAAGCGATCCAATAGATCGGGCGTTACTTCTGTATCATTATTAACAATGAATAAGTAATCACCTTTTGCATGGCGCATGCCAAGGTTATTCCCCCCGGTAAAACCGAGGTTCTCCGGGCTCACAATTACTTTCACATTCGGGTAGTTTCCGGCTTCTATTTGTGCAGTAGGGTTCACTTTAGAGCCATTGTCTACCACGATTGTTTCAAAATTGAGGTATTTTAAATGTTTCGTAGATTCCAAAAACTCGCAGGTCACATCGGTTTGATTAAAATTTAACGTTACCAAGGAGACCAACGGTTTCGCGTTATTAGTTGTCATCTTAACTACTTGTATCCGGTTTTATATTATACGCCTTGATGGCGATCTTAAACATTATCTTTTTGGATGAGTGCCGTAGGGGTATTAGCCAAGATCCACATATCGTAAAAGAAGGAGGTTTTTTCGGCGTAATTTATATCCAGGCTGATTCTTTCGTCTACACTCATATCTTTTTTACCACGTTTCTTGATTTGCCATAACCCGGTAATCCCGGCAGGAGCAATAAACCTACCCGCGTGCTGATCGGTAGTAAGGCTGGCTGCTTCATATAATGGCAGCGGCCTGTTGCCTACCAGGCTCATATCGCCTAATAATACGTTCAGTAATTGCGGTAGTTCATCGATGCTGCTATTTCTTAAGAAAGCGCCTAGGCGGGTAACCCTTGGGTCATTACTAAGCTTGAAGAATACCGGACCCTGTTGGTTGACATCATATTGGTTCATATGGCTCAGCTCATTCACTTTCTTATCGGCATCCGCGCACATGGTTCTGAATTTGTAAAAGTTAAAAACCTTGTAGCGGTTACCTGCACGATGCGAGATGTAAAACACAGGGCCCTTGGATTCTAATTTGATCAAGGCAGCTATGATGAGAAAAAATGGTAACGTGATCAGTAATAAAATGCCGCTCACGGCGATATCGAAAGCCCGCTTGGCCAAGTAATTCAGCGTGATGGCGGGTCGCTTATAATTTTTACCCGGGGCATCTTCGAGCTTGCTGGACATGATCCTGAATTTCCGGGCAAACTGGAGTTTAGCTGAAAATTCAGAAGGACTAGTTTGAGAGGTAATGACATCGTCGATCCCACCTAGTTTTGCATAGGCAGTTTTCTGATCGGGAGTTAACTGGTCCGAATACACGAAAAGCGGTATCCGCTTGTAATGCTTGTGACTTTGCAGTAGCTGCAACAAATCCTGCAATAACTGGGTTCCACCAGAAATATTGCAGATAATAAAAGTAGGGGTAAGGTTGTTATGCAACCTGTTTTTCAAAATTCTCTTCGCAACTTGCAAAGAGGTAGCCGTAACCATCTCTTCTTCTTGTGTTAAGAAAAGGTGGGATTGCGGGATTCCATGCCCGACAAACAGGGCGAACCTTTCCAAGCAATCGGACGGTAGCGAAATGACCGCTGCGACCGATTTCTTTCCAAGGTCTTGTAGGTGTAGTGGTTCGTTAAAAATCATAAACAAACATGGGGCTTTACAATTATGAAATAAAGTTCCTGCATGCTTAACTTGCAATGGATGCCGCTACCGGTTGTAGCGTAATGTATTTTGCTACCGATTCCATGAGTTTCATGGGATCGAAAGGTTTCCTTGTATATTCAGCGATTTTGTCGATCATACCCAGCTCGTGCAACCTGCTATCTTCAGCCCCGGACAGAACAATAACCGGGATGCTTTCATATAACGCATTGCCTTGTAGGTATTCGATCAATTCCCAGCCATCGATGTTAGGCATCTGGATATCTGTTACGATCAAGTCGGGCCTATTCCCTTTTTGCAACCACATCATGGCGGTGAGGCCATCAGGTGCGGAATATACCTTGTATTGTTTGCCTAAAATGGATTCTAGCAAAAATCTAATTGGGGCACTATCATCAATGACTAATATTGTCTTTTTCATTTTTGGTATTTTCAAACTAATAAAAAACGTTCAGATCCGGGATTAGTAGTGTGATTGGTATCTAGTCAATTGGCAATACTTACACAAACACTAATCTTTTTCCGGTTCTCCATTGGATACAGGCCATATTTTAAAGGATGGCTACCAGTTAATTCAAATGCTCACTTTAAAAAGTTGCACCGCTGATTAACATGTTTTTTACTAGGTTTCTAATAGGGTCTAATTGGCAAAATTACTCGTAGGTCTTTGTAAGGAAGTGGTTGATAGAAATGAATGGTTATTTAATTATGAGGGTAAAATTATTAATAATTTACAAACATTGCAAATGTTGCAAAAAAATAAATTACCCGCTTCAATGAACTAAACAAGGCTGTTGAAACATTCAAATTTCCCGCCTTGGTACCCCAAAAGTATAATAACTGCTTTTTTTTAATATATCTAAATTGGTAAATGGGCGTTTTTTTCTCGTGAATGGCTTAAAATCCCAAGTGAATGATTTGAAATGTTTCTTTGCCGCAGCCAATATTTTCGAAAATCATCTTTTTTGTTATTATTTTGCCCCCGAATTCATGACAACCCCGGCCTAACCATGATAATATATTATATACTCTTTTTCCTGGGCTTATTTATTATTATATACAACTACGTTGGATATGGTATCCTGTTATGGTGCTCCGTGAAAATAAAACGCTTGTTCTCCCGCGCCCCGCGGGAAGATGCAAGCCATGAGCCTACTGTTAGCCTGGTCGTGGCAGCATATAACGAGGCCGGTATTCTCCACGCTAAAATCAGAAATACGCTGGAGCTCGATTACCCTGCCGATAAATTGCAGGTGATATTTATTACGGACGGTTCTACGGATGAATCCCCCGCAATCTTATCGAGTTGCCCGCGGATTCTCGGGATGCACCTTCCCGAACGCAATGGGAAAACAGCTGCGCTCAACCGCGCTATTACCGCTGCCACCGGCGATGTATTAATATTCTGTGATGCAAATACATTTTTAAACAGGGTTGCAGTAAGGGAAATTGTAAAACATTATGCTGATCCGGCTACTGGCGGCGTTGCAGGTGAGAAAAGGGTGATTACTGCCGGGGAGGTTAATAATGCCGCCGCGACGGAAGGTATTTATTGGAAATATGAATCCCTGCTAAAAAAGTGGGATGCAGAATTATACTCCGTAGTGGGTGCAGCCGGTGAATTATTTTCCGTTCGTAAAGAGCTGTATGAAACGGTTCCCGCTAACGTCGTGCTGGATGATTTCGTGATTTCACTGCGTGTTAACCTGAAAGGTTACCGCGTGGCTTATGCCCCCGGCGCCTACGCCATGGAGACGCCATCCGATAATATTACTGAGGAGCATAAGCGTAAAGTCAGGATCTGCGCGGGTGCTTTTCAAGCCATGGGTATGCTAGGCGGGCTGTGGAAATTTTGGAAATTCCCATTGCTGACCTTCCAATATGTTTCCCACAGGGTTCTGCGTTGGACGATCACACCCTTGAGTTTAATTGTTTTATTGGTTTCGAATATAGTCATTGTATGGCAAGATGACCACTGGTTTTATCGCTTGGTATTATTAGCTCAAGGGGCATTTTACTTATTGGCTACGGTGGGGTATTTCTTAGCGCAACGGAAGGTTAAATCCACCCTATTTTATATCCCGTATTATTTTTTATTTATGAATATCGCGGTGTTCCAGGGGTTTGCACGGTTTATGAAAAAATCGCAACCGGCATCCTGGGAGCGTTCCAAGAGGCAGGAAACGGACCTGGTTATGAATGAAGCGATTTCGACTAAAAATTGATATAACAATTAAATACTTATTTTTGCAAAAAAAGCGATAAAGTATTTGCTGAATATTCATCCAAAAAATCTCTAAACATAGGTATGGCAAGCATTGACGGTGCAATTCCATTAGAACAAGGAGCGATGAAAAGTGCGGCTAAGCAGGCACAGTACCTTGAATATATCAATAATTTCAGGGGCTTCGTGATCCTGCTGGTGGTAGGTATCCATATATTACTGGAATGGCCCGCCGGCTCAAAAACACACTTGGTAATGGATATCATTTTCCAGGATTGCACTATTATGTTCGTGTTCATGTCGGGCTTTCTCTTCCAGCACCTAGCTTTCAAATTTGAATACAGGACTTACCTGCGGAAGAAATTCCAAAATGTAATTTTACCTTACTTTATCATTTCGATCCCGATTCTCTGCTACAGGTTATATCTTAACGATATTCCCGGCATCGTGACGGCAGTACACCCGGATTTCGCATCCTGGTCCAAGGGGGAACAGCTGATTTATTATATTACCCGTGGAGCGCATATGCCACAGTTGTGGTTTATCCCGGTTATTGCTATTTATTATTTATTGGCCCCGGTTTTAATCAACATCGATCGCCGGCCCAAATTGTATTTTATAGTATTCCCGGCGCTGGTGGCTTTGTCAATCTATATCCAGCGGGGAGAAAACCTGAGTGATACCCCGAGAACGGCCACCTACTTTCTATCGGCCTACATGTTCGGTATGATCATGAGCCGTTACAGGGATCAGTACTTAGTATTTGCCCGCAAATATTGGATTTTGCTGACAGCCGTTATTTTGATTGCAGCATGGGCTTGTTATCATTTCAAGATAATTCACGGGCCATTCATGTACTTGCAAAAGATGTACAGTTGCGCGTTTTTCTTACTCCTGTTCTGGAAATTGGCCGATCGGGCTCCAAAGTATTTGTCGACCTTGGCTGCCTATAGCTTCGCAATATACTTCCTGCATTATTATTACGTGTTGATCGTGCGGATCCTGGGAGAGAAACTTACGGGTGGCCCGATCCCCGGAAATTTACTGAATTGGTTGATCTGTTTTATCGCGGTAATGGTTTGCACCGTACTAACGATCATGATAATTAAAAAGCTCACGGGTAAAAATAGCCGTATGTTGATCGGATCATAAATAAATACGCCGCTATTTTGATTTTTAAGTATATAGTATTGAATATGAATTGTTTATATTAATAACTAATATATTTAGATACTTGTTTCAACAGGTTTTTCCGGGCTGCTGAGATTTTGCGGTTACGACGTAAATTCGACAATTCACCCTTAATTTTCTACCTTTTACTAAGTTGATTATTGAAATTTTGAATTAATATATAAATTGCACTCAATTTCATACATTATCCAGGAATACACCGATTGATAAGTTTGAAGTTACTAATTTGAGCATCTCAACGTAACAGTTTGATGTCAACTAAATAATCTAACACATCTCCTAAAGAAACCTACAGAGGTAATACGCTACAACGTACAGTTGCCCCATGTGTAATTACCAATAATAGTTGTACCACATCCCATGAATGATCTGAGTAAAAGATCTTAAGGCATTGTATTGCCCTATGGTCCTTATAATTAAGTGTTTTATTGATATTTAACTATAACAACAATTACCAGGTTTTTCAACAATTTCTGTATGAAAAAATTCTACCACCTACTTCTCCTTTTTGTGCTCACGAGCATCTCCACTGCTTTTGCGCAAACTGGAATCCTAGACCCCAGTGATCCCATCGTGATTTACGATGCTCAAAATCCGCCAACAGCGCCTAATTGGGGCCAGATGGCTAAATGGGTAAAAACAAATCGCGTGGGGTTTTCAACCACGAATTACAAATCCTATATCTACAAGGGTTTGCAATTCCGTTTACGCTTCCCCAAATCTTACCAACATGGAGTGAATGACGGTAAGAAGTACCCCATGATCATCTTCTTCCACGGTATCGGTGAAAAAGGTACCGATTATGACAACGAGTACCAATTGTACCACGGTGGACAGAAACATGACCAGATGGTAACCAGTGGCGACTACGATGGTTTCTTATTCTATCCGCAAAACAACTCCGGTTACTTTGGTGCAGGCGATTATGCTGTTATCGTGGAATTAATTAATAACTATTTCGTACCCCAAGTTAAACTGGATATCAACAGGATCTTCGTTGAAGGCTTGTCCGGTGGTGGTGGTTCTACCTGGGAATTCACGATAGCTTACCCGAAAATAGTAGCTGGTGCTGCGCCGATAAGCGCGGCAAGTTTGAGTTTTGGAAACTCCGTAAATGTTTATAAAAATATTCCTATCTGGAATTTCCAGGGTGGTGTTGATACCAACCCGGATCCCGGAACTTCCGAAGCATTATACAATACTATTAAGAACGCCGGTGGTAACATCAGGCGTACCGTATATCCGACCCTTGGTCACGGTGTTTGGAATAATGCCTGGGCTGAGCCGGATTTCTTCCCCACGGCAGCCAGGGTTAATAAAGCGAATCCATGGCCCCTGTATGGCCGAACTGAATTTTGCGCCAATGAAACGATTAACGTAACCCTGATGTTGACCCCCGGGTTCGACGGTTACGAGTGGATGAAGGATAATAACGTGATCAATGGCGCTAATGCTAATACTTATGTAGCCACCGGTCCCGGTGTTTACAAGTCACGCATTAAACGTGGTACTGAATGGAGTGACTGGTCTCCTACCCCGGTTACAATTACCGTTTTGACGCCGACTCCCCCGCCAACGATCACCGCTCCCGGATTGGTAAGTAATGTATTACCTACCCCTGCCGGAGTAAGCAGTCTCGGCATGGAAGTGCCTAGCGGATTTTTATCTTACGCATGGAAAAAACTTCCAGATACAGCGACCGTTCTCGGAACTAACCGCACCTACACTGCTAACAGCGCGGGTGAATACGTGGTAAAAGTTGTAGATAACCAAGGTTGCTCTAATGCTACATCCGCACCGTTCAAAGTGGTCAATGCTTCCGGTTCTAACGGCCCGGCTGCGGCTTCCGGCTTAACAGCTGTACCGTTTAGTGAATCCGAAATACGCTTGTATTGGAACGATCAAGCGAACCAAAGCTATGATGAGACAGGATTCGAAATCTACCGTAGTAAAACCAGCGGTAGCGGATACGAATTAGTAGGGATTGTTGGTACAGGTGTTACCAACTATACTGATGGCGCTTTAACGCCCAATACGAAATACTATTATATCGTTCGCGCGGTAAACAATAATGCTGCTGCGGCTAATAGTAATGAAGCTGCCGCAACTACTGAAAATGGTACCGTGGTACCGCCTTCTGCTCCGGGTAATTTAACCAGTACCGGCGCTACGCCAAATTCCATTAGCATTTCTTGGACAGCATCTACCGGCGACGCTCCAATCAGCAAATACGATATTTATGCGAATGGCGTGAAATTATATACCGTTAACGGAGATGTTACCAGCTATACTTTATATAATTTAACCCACCAGCAAACTTATACGATCAAGGTAATTGCCCGGGATAACCGCGGTATTTCTTCTGCTCCAAGTAACCAAGTTACAGTGGCTGCTAAGGCTAGTGGTTTTACATATAAATATTATGAAACCGCCGCTTTAAGCAAATTACCGAACTTCAATACATTAACTCCCAAGAAAGTTGGTACCAGCACTACATTAGACTTGAATGTAAAAGACAGGAACGATAATTATGCTTTCTTATGGGAAGGTTATATCGTGATCCCTGTTTCCGGTAACTATACTTTCGAAACTTATAGCGATGATGGTAGCGCATTGTATTTCGGCGCTTACGATCCGAATACAACTCCAACTGTGAACCATGACGGTTTGCACGGTTCTACCTACTCCCCTGCTACTACGCTGAACCTAACAGCTGGTCCACATAAGATCACCGTAGTGTTCTTCCAAGCAGGTGGAGGCTCTAGCATGCGCTTATACTGGAAAAATACTGCCAACGGTGTTACCAGCAGGCAGCAAATCCCTAGTTCTTTCTTTAATGAAAGCATCACGATCTCCGGGAAACCTACCGCTCCTTCCAGCTTAACTGCTACTGCTGCTACTTACAAGAAAATTAACCTTTCTTGGAACGACAACAGTAACAACGAAACAGGCTTCGAAGTGTTGCGTTCTACCGGCAGCTCAGGTCCTTTCACGAATATTTACACCACTGCTGCTAATGTTCATACTTATAGCGACAGCTCTTT includes the following:
- a CDS encoding glycosyltransferase family 2 protein, whose translation is MEIVATIFRVIWIAVQAIVAFYVLLPTALLIIYGFKKLFRWSSAPILNAYSKKDATNFAAIIAAHSDFTLVPPLVDSLLKQQYSKFKVYIVADNIKDPQLPVQDPRIKLIVPEIPFNDKTKSIKEAISQFDEEHDAFIIFDSDNLVHPGYLAELDKYFQHGYRAVQTHMLPKNTDTLYAKMDASGNHYCNFVDRLMHMELGVSSCIWGLGIAVETKLYKQILFDGYKKSFENLGGFDKKMQAAMVSSIPLLAYAPAAIVYDEKIQDGSKLQKQRTRWIHAYFASIKDGLQVVWTGIKKFRPGLVFFGVNLLRPPLFMLLGAAGLLMLFNIWYSPVMAFAWLAAILTFVITFFSIVMVMSKDAGIFKAMFHLPFFVLRQVKALLKINDASKGFLRTSNTKVVYIEEVLGAAKD
- a CDS encoding glycosyltransferase, with the translated sequence MNTHSSKIKVLQAIRQGLIGGGETHVLGLVETLDRSIFDPIVLSFTDGPMIDRLQQMGVKNYVIPSTRPFDMKQWKAVKELIDQESIQIVHAHGSRAASNLLIPSKKAGLPFIYTVHGWSFHDDQPFLQKKLRTWSERWITRRSDRTISVSASNQATGKKHIPGFESIVINNGIDPKKFDANGTYHDIRAELGIPESHTLVTYIARITVQKDPYTLIRGFALAAKETENISLLVVGDGELKEEMIQLAEQLQVRDRIIFQPFRLDIPAILHAADIYCLPSLWEGLPIGLLEAMAMGTAVVATEVDGSKEIIQHLENGWLVEPQKPEQLSNAFLRLHQEIYFRNLLQKNAVQTTLEEYNLVRMTRAVEEVYLSVLRGRGTSGLNGTGKHVSKTALTP
- a CDS encoding NAD-dependent epimerase/dehydratase family protein, which encodes MITSLVTGGAGFIGSHVVKHCLDMQHRVVVLDDLSGGFEDHIPEGAIFIKGSITDEVLVAELFANYKFDYVYHLAAYAAEGLSHFIRRFNYNNNLVGSINLINESVKHKVKCFVFTSSIAVYGAGQLPMREDMVPQPEDPYGVSKYAVELDLKAAHEMFGLNYVVFRPHNVYGENQNIGDKYRNVIGIFMNQIMQGLPLTIFGDGTQTRAFSYIDDVAIPIAKSVDTPAAFNQVFNIGADKPYSVNELATVVSDALNAEVKINHLQARNEVMHAYSDHSKAHSVFGQGSGISLKEGITRMADWAKRVGARKSKEFSNIEIHEKLPQGWEQITANNPAVPA
- a CDS encoding glycosyltransferase family 2 protein, translating into MTTNNAKPLVSLVTLNFNQTDVTCEFLESTKHLKYLNFETIVVDNGSKVNPTAQIEAGNYPNVKVIVSPENLGFTGGNNLGMRHAKGDYLFIVNNDTEVTPDLLDRLLEPFFSNPEVGVTCPKIRYFHQPDTIQYAGFNPMNLFTGRQSAIGSKEVDNGQYNESRFTCCAHGAAMLVKREVIDKVGMFADKFFIYYEESDWSARIIKAGFKIMYVADALIYHKESITMGKESALKVYFHTRNRILYMRRNTSAGQLVAFTLFFTFLTFPKGVLKYTLKGQFQHLKSFLRGTFWNLTTSSYSPVS
- a CDS encoding sugar transferase, with protein sequence MIFNEPLHLQDLGKKSVAAVISLPSDCLERFALFVGHGIPQSHLFLTQEEEMVTATSLQVAKRILKNRLHNNLTPTFIICNISGGTQLLQDLLQLLQSHKHYKRIPLFVYSDQLTPDQKTAYAKLGGIDDVITSQTSPSEFSAKLQFARKFRIMSSKLEDAPGKNYKRPAITLNYLAKRAFDIAVSGILLLITLPFFLIIAALIKLESKGPVFYISHRAGNRYKVFNFYKFRTMCADADKKVNELSHMNQYDVNQQGPVFFKLSNDPRVTRLGAFLRNSSIDELPQLLNVLLGDMSLVGNRPLPLYEAASLTTDQHAGRFIAPAGITGLWQIKKRGKKDMSVDERISLDINYAEKTSFFYDMWILANTPTALIQKDNV
- a CDS encoding response regulator, whose product is MKKTILVIDDSAPIRFLLESILGKQYKVYSAPDGLTAMMWLQKGNRPDLIVTDIQMPNIDGWELIEYLQGNALYESIPVIVLSGAEDSRLHELGMIDKIAEYTRKPFDPMKLMESVAKYITLQPVAASIAS
- a CDS encoding glycosyltransferase family 2 protein yields the protein MIIYYILFFLGLFIIIYNYVGYGILLWCSVKIKRLFSRAPREDASHEPTVSLVVAAYNEAGILHAKIRNTLELDYPADKLQVIFITDGSTDESPAILSSCPRILGMHLPERNGKTAALNRAITAATGDVLIFCDANTFLNRVAVREIVKHYADPATGGVAGEKRVITAGEVNNAAATEGIYWKYESLLKKWDAELYSVVGAAGELFSVRKELYETVPANVVLDDFVISLRVNLKGYRVAYAPGAYAMETPSDNITEEHKRKVRICAGAFQAMGMLGGLWKFWKFPLLTFQYVSHRVLRWTITPLSLIVLLVSNIVIVWQDDHWFYRLVLLAQGAFYLLATVGYFLAQRKVKSTLFYIPYYFLFMNIAVFQGFARFMKKSQPASWERSKRQETDLVMNEAISTKN
- a CDS encoding acyltransferase family protein is translated as MASIDGAIPLEQGAMKSAAKQAQYLEYINNFRGFVILLVVGIHILLEWPAGSKTHLVMDIIFQDCTIMFVFMSGFLFQHLAFKFEYRTYLRKKFQNVILPYFIISIPILCYRLYLNDIPGIVTAVHPDFASWSKGEQLIYYITRGAHMPQLWFIPVIAIYYLLAPVLINIDRRPKLYFIVFPALVALSIYIQRGENLSDTPRTATYFLSAYMFGMIMSRYRDQYLVFARKYWILLTAVILIAAWACYHFKIIHGPFMYLQKMYSCAFFLLLFWKLADRAPKYLSTLAAYSFAIYFLHYYYVLIVRILGEKLTGGPIPGNLLNWLICFIAVMVCTVLTIMIIKKLTGKNSRMLIGS